Proteins co-encoded in one Arachis hypogaea cultivar Tifrunner chromosome 11, arahy.Tifrunner.gnm2.J5K5, whole genome shotgun sequence genomic window:
- the LOC112720527 gene encoding cyclin-D3-3 translates to MSPTTPSLLDTLLCQEEHDDTFDDTRNDASFHLNDNHHDESPSFCPAKLQSFPHPVLHDNDLFWEHDELASLISKEGETHAAAGNDDDHRDGLLDGLRVGPVGWITNVCAHYGFSALTTVLAVNYFDRFVTSLTFQRDKPWMTQLTAVACLSIAAKMEETHVPLLLDLQVEESRFLFEAKTIQRMELLVLSTLKWKMHPVTPISFFEHIVRRLGLKSRLHWEFLWRCQRVLLGVIADSRVMSYLPSTLAAATMIHVIKEIEPFNATKYISELLGLLKISEEQGNQCYKLLLKSLVCEEGITDCLHQMHKRKRNRESAPSSPGGVIDASFSCESSNDLWAVAASSVSHSMEPLFKRSRAKDQQMRLPSVSRVSIDVLNSPH, encoded by the exons ATGTCTCCCACAACTCCCTCCCTTCTCGACACCCTCCTCTGCCAAGAAGAACACGACGACACCTTTGACGACACCCGAAACGACGCGTCGTTCCACCTCAACGACAACCACCACGACGAATCACCGTCGTTTTGCCCCGCAAAGCTCCAATCTTTTCCTCATCCCGTTCTGCATGACAACGACCTGTTCTGGGAACACGACGAGCTCGCCTCCTTAATCTCCAAAGAGGGAGAGACCCACGCCGCCGCTGGTAACGACGACGACCACCGTGATGGACTTCTAGATGGGCTTCGAGTTGGGCCCGTTGGCTGGATCACTAACGTGTGTGCGCACTATGGGTTTTCAGCTTTGACCACCGTTCTCGCCGTTAACTACTTCGACAGGTTCGTCACGAGCCTCACGTTTCAAAGGGATAAGCCATGGATGACTCAGTTAACGGCGGTTGCGTGCTTGTCAATTGCTGCAAAGATGGAAGAGACACATGTGCCCCTCCTCTTAGACCTCCAA GTGGAAGAATCGAGGTTTCTGTTTGAAGCAAAGACAATACAAAGAATGGAGCTTCTTGTGTTGTCTACTCTCAAATGGAAGATGCATCCGGTGACCCCAATTTCTTTCTTTGAACACATTGTTAGAAGGCTTGGCCTCAAGAGTCGCTTGCATTGGGAATTTCTATGGCGGTGCCAGCGGGTTCTTCTTGGCGTCATTGCCG ATTCAAGGGTTATGAGTTATCTTCCATCTACATTGGCTGCTGCTACGATGATCCATGTTATTAAAGAGATTGAGCCATTTAATGCAACTAAGTACATTAGTGAACTTCTGGGACTACTCAAGATTAGTGAG GAACAAGGGAACCAGTGCTACAAACTCTTGCTGAAATCATTAGTTTGCGAAGAAGGTATTACTGACTGTCTTCACCAGATGCACAAGCGCAAGCGCAACCGCGAATCTGCCCCGAGTAGCCCGGGAGGTGTCATTGATGCTTCTTTCAGTTGTGAAAGCTCAAACGATTTGTGGGCCGTTGCGGCATCGTCGGTTTCACATTCGATGGAGCCGCTGTTTAAGAGGAGCAGAGCTAAGGACCAGCAGATGAGACTGCCTTCTGTTAGTCGCGTGTCTATCGATGTTCTTAATAGCCCTCATTAA